One window of the Lysobacter sp. S4-A87 genome contains the following:
- a CDS encoding histone deacetylase family protein, giving the protein MRVYSHVACTRHDPGPGHAERPLRLVAVTEALRENFTSLDWQEAPRASRGQLLRVHDDALLALVLDTAVDGPMALDPDTVLGPGSAEAALRAAGAGIAAVDAVMHGEVQRVFCAVRPPGHHATATVAMGFCLFNNIAVAAAHACEKHGLSRVAVVDFDVHHGNGTQAIFDTDPRVMYLSSHQMPLYPDTGYANERGVGNIVNAPLPPACGSDAFRRAWQEKLLPALDSFRPQLLFVSAGFDGHKRDPLAQLELETDDYAWLTRQLVAVADRHGNGRIVSMLEGGYDLSALRECSVAHVGALLGGQAQSPAP; this is encoded by the coding sequence ATGCGCGTCTACAGCCATGTGGCCTGCACTCGCCACGATCCCGGCCCCGGCCACGCCGAGCGGCCCCTGCGCCTGGTCGCAGTGACCGAAGCACTGCGCGAGAACTTCACCTCACTGGACTGGCAGGAAGCGCCACGCGCGAGCCGCGGGCAACTGCTGCGCGTGCACGACGACGCATTGCTGGCGCTGGTGCTGGACACGGCGGTGGATGGACCCATGGCGCTCGACCCGGACACGGTGCTCGGGCCGGGTTCCGCCGAGGCCGCCCTGCGTGCCGCCGGTGCCGGCATCGCCGCGGTCGACGCGGTGATGCACGGTGAAGTGCAACGCGTGTTCTGCGCGGTGCGCCCGCCGGGCCACCACGCCACCGCGACGGTGGCGATGGGGTTCTGCCTGTTCAACAACATCGCAGTGGCCGCCGCACATGCCTGCGAGAAGCACGGCCTGTCGCGCGTGGCCGTGGTCGATTTCGACGTGCACCACGGCAACGGAACGCAGGCGATCTTCGATACCGATCCGCGGGTGATGTACCTGAGTTCGCACCAGATGCCGTTGTATCCGGACACCGGCTACGCCAACGAGCGCGGCGTCGGCAACATCGTCAACGCCCCCTTGCCGCCTGCCTGCGGCAGCGACGCATTCCGTCGTGCCTGGCAGGAAAAGCTGCTGCCGGCGCTGGACTCGTTCCGGCCGCAGTTGCTGTTCGTCTCGGCCGGCTTCGACGGGCACAAGCGCGATCCGCTGGCGCAACTGGAACTGGAGACCGATGACTACGCCTGGCTCACCCGCCAGCTGGTCGCGGTCGCCGATCGCCATGGCAACGGCAGGATCGTGTCGATGCTCGAGGGCGGCTATGACCTGTCGGCGTTGCGCGAATGCAGCGTCGCGCACGTGGGTGCGCTGCTCGGCGGCCAGGCGCAGTCGCCGGCGCCCTGA
- a CDS encoding FAD-dependent oxidoreductase, whose amino-acid sequence MSRRGGLDVIVVGAGVVGAAAALAFARDGLRVALVEAKEPPAWRAEATGSDAIDLRVYAFAPDNAALLDDLGAWAGVRGSRAQPYRAMRVWDAAGGDELAFDADAFGRRELGWIVEHALLVDRLWAALPGAGVQLHCPDSVTAFEQDEQGATVHLHSGLSLRARLLVAADGAESRVRALAAIEAPRRDYGQRGLVAFVRSERPHQATCWQRFLPTGPLAFLPFASDEHTSSIVWTLPEEEAARLLQVEPAQFLRELELAFGGRLGALVEVSKRAAFPLRLQLAQSQASGRVAVIGDAAHAVHPLAGQGVNLGLRDVATLRAVVAQAHQRGIDPGSPQRLARWARQQRSANAVSAYAFDGINRLFSNDALVPTLLRGHLLGMVGRLPPLTHAFWRHAAGL is encoded by the coding sequence ATGAGTCGCCGCGGTGGCCTCGACGTGATCGTCGTCGGTGCCGGCGTGGTCGGCGCAGCGGCGGCACTGGCATTCGCCCGCGATGGCCTGCGCGTGGCGCTGGTCGAAGCGAAGGAGCCACCGGCATGGCGCGCGGAGGCGACCGGTTCGGACGCCATCGACCTGCGCGTGTATGCCTTCGCGCCGGACAACGCTGCGCTGCTCGACGACCTGGGCGCCTGGGCCGGCGTGCGCGGGTCGCGCGCGCAGCCCTACCGCGCGATGCGGGTATGGGATGCGGCCGGCGGCGACGAACTGGCCTTCGATGCCGATGCGTTCGGTCGCCGCGAACTGGGCTGGATCGTCGAGCATGCCTTGCTGGTCGATCGACTGTGGGCGGCATTGCCTGGCGCGGGGGTGCAGTTGCATTGCCCAGACTCGGTGACCGCGTTCGAACAGGACGAGCAAGGCGCGACCGTGCACCTGCACAGCGGGCTCTCGCTGCGGGCCCGATTGCTGGTTGCAGCCGACGGCGCCGAATCCAGGGTGCGCGCACTGGCTGCCATCGAAGCGCCGCGCCGTGACTACGGCCAGCGCGGCCTGGTGGCGTTCGTTCGCAGCGAGCGGCCGCACCAGGCGACCTGCTGGCAGCGGTTCCTGCCGACCGGGCCGCTGGCGTTCCTGCCGTTCGCCAGCGACGAGCACACCAGTTCAATTGTCTGGACGCTGCCCGAAGAGGAAGCCGCGCGTCTGCTCCAGGTCGAACCGGCGCAGTTCCTGCGCGAGCTCGAGCTGGCGTTCGGCGGGCGCCTGGGAGCGCTGGTCGAGGTATCGAAGCGGGCGGCGTTCCCGCTGCGGCTGCAGCTCGCACAGAGCCAGGCCAGCGGACGCGTGGCGGTGATCGGCGATGCCGCCCATGCCGTGCATCCCCTGGCGGGGCAGGGCGTCAACCTCGGCCTGCGCGACGTGGCGACACTGCGCGCGGTCGTGGCGCAGGCGCATCAGCGCGGCATCGATCCAGGTTCGCCGCAAAGGCTGGCACGCTGGGCGCGTCAACAGCGAAGTGCCAATGCGGTCTCGGCGTATGCCTTCGATGGCATCAACCGGTTGTTCTCCAACGATGCGCTGGTGCCGACGTTGCTGCGCGGACACCTGCTGGGCATGGTCGGGCGCCTGCCGCCGCTCACGCATGCTTTCTGGCGGCACGCCGCGGGGCTTTGA
- the rlmM gene encoding 23S rRNA (cytidine(2498)-2'-O)-methyltransferase RlmM, whose translation MTDAPIADALLCYCRPGFEPELAAELGERAALAGLPGYARTQRNQAYVEFLGTDAVALSRALPFDDLIFARQKLLRLADLQGLDPGDRITPIVNALHAAFPEGRPSAYGDVWVEHPDSDEAKPLAGLARSFGNALRPALRKAGWLTRIDDPRRPRLHVVFLAGDHAMLAQASPRDSSPWPLGIARLRMHADAPSRSALKLEEALLTLVHEHERESLFRDNMRAADLGAAPGGWSWVLMRQGLRVIAIDNGPLRPHLLDSGRVEHLREDGFYWQPKGPLDWMVCDMVEQPRRVAERMATWIREGWCRHTIFNLKLPMKKRWEETRLCLELFERQAEKPLTIRARQLYHDREEITVFATPQ comes from the coding sequence ATGACAGACGCCCCCATCGCCGACGCCCTGCTGTGCTACTGCCGTCCCGGCTTCGAACCGGAACTGGCCGCGGAACTGGGCGAGCGCGCCGCGCTGGCCGGCCTGCCCGGTTACGCGCGCACGCAGCGCAACCAGGCCTACGTCGAATTCCTCGGCACCGATGCGGTCGCGCTGTCCCGCGCATTGCCGTTCGACGATCTGATCTTCGCCCGGCAGAAGCTGCTGCGACTGGCCGACCTGCAGGGACTCGACCCGGGCGATCGCATCACCCCGATCGTCAACGCACTGCATGCGGCCTTCCCCGAAGGCCGGCCGTCGGCCTATGGCGACGTGTGGGTCGAGCATCCCGATTCCGACGAGGCCAAGCCGCTGGCGGGCCTGGCACGCAGCTTCGGCAACGCATTGCGGCCGGCACTGCGCAAGGCCGGCTGGCTGACCCGCATCGACGACCCGCGGCGCCCGCGCCTGCACGTGGTCTTCCTCGCCGGCGATCACGCCATGCTTGCGCAGGCGAGCCCGCGCGACAGTTCGCCATGGCCACTGGGGATCGCCCGTCTGCGCATGCACGCCGATGCGCCCAGTCGCTCGGCACTGAAGCTGGAAGAAGCGCTGCTCACCCTGGTCCACGAGCACGAGCGGGAAAGCCTGTTCCGCGACAACATGCGCGCCGCCGATCTCGGCGCGGCACCCGGCGGCTGGAGCTGGGTGCTGATGCGCCAGGGACTGCGCGTGATCGCCATCGACAACGGACCGCTGCGTCCGCACCTGCTCGACAGCGGTCGCGTCGAGCATCTGCGTGAGGATGGTTTCTACTGGCAGCCCAAGGGCCCGTTGGACTGGATGGTCTGCGACATGGTCGAGCAGCCGCGCCGTGTTGCCGAGCGCATGGCGACCTGGATCCGCGAGGGTTGGTGCAGGCACACGATCTTCAACCTCAAGCTGCCGATGAAGAAGCGCTGGGAAGAGACCCGGCTGTGCCTGGAGCTGTTCGAGCGGCAGGCGGAAAAGCCGCTGACCATCCGCGCCCGCCAGCTCTATCACGACCGCGAGGAAATCACCGTCTTCGCCACGCCGCAATGA
- a CDS encoding DUF6580 family putative transport protein, whose product MNRPASEKSAFDKVFAPGPLVLAGMIVVAALTRLLPHPPNFSPVEAMALFGGAYFASRRWAFFVPLAGMLISDIALAAINGGLYSTWFGSAGIWVVYLCVALTTALGLKLRGRVSGSRVLGYSLVGSVLFFVVTNFASWAFQVTPIYPMTAAGLGAAFVAGIPFFQWTVLGTLFYAALLFGGFALLRQRVPALRMQTV is encoded by the coding sequence ATGAACCGTCCCGCCTCCGAGAAATCCGCCTTCGACAAGGTCTTTGCCCCCGGCCCGCTGGTATTGGCTGGAATGATCGTGGTCGCCGCGCTGACCCGCCTGCTGCCGCACCCGCCGAACTTCTCGCCGGTCGAGGCCATGGCCCTGTTCGGTGGTGCCTATTTCGCGTCCAGGCGCTGGGCGTTCTTCGTGCCGCTGGCCGGCATGCTGATTTCCGACATCGCCCTGGCCGCGATCAACGGCGGCCTGTATTCGACCTGGTTCGGCAGCGCCGGCATCTGGGTCGTGTACCTGTGCGTGGCGCTGACCACCGCGCTGGGCCTGAAGCTGCGTGGTCGCGTCAGCGGTTCGCGCGTGCTCGGCTACTCGCTGGTCGGCTCGGTGCTGTTCTTCGTGGTCACCAACTTTGCCTCGTGGGCATTCCAGGTGACGCCGATCTACCCGATGACCGCCGCCGGCCTGGGCGCCGCCTTCGTCGCCGGCATCCCGTTCTTCCAGTGGACGGTGCTGGGCACGCTGTTCTACGCCGCGCTGCTGTTCGGCGGTTTCGCCCTGCTGCGCCAGCGCGTGCCGGCGCTGCGTATGCAGACGGTCTGA
- the lptD gene encoding LPS assembly protein LptD, producing the protein MRQSLRLLPLSLCIALALPAHAADGDGEDWGLCPIVDAVPSFDDAPTPMGNLATRGQEPTDIDGGQLERSANDQDIVVQDNVKLNRGDQFLGTDKLSYNEETGKYSAIGHVRYQDSGMRVTAARAEGDQTADKHRIEDVQYQLTQRRGNGGAQRIDLDGAKGSMVESTYSTCAPDQRAWELRAHRIDIDTAEGMGVARNATIRIGKVPVMYVPWFMFPVDERRRTGLLYPQLSISGRNGFDWKQPVYLNLAPNYDATLFPRYMSDRGSLLGAEFRWLYPNGRGEVYGNWMPKDDLPGNEPDRYLNDINGNPIPGATLPEDNRGQFALTASHNLNSAWYANTNLGWVSDTHYFEDFSSSLYGISNYSIRSDAGLYGRGRYWEASLMADHYQLADYTLTDASLAFDRLPRAYAHWAQPFGTWLQAGVDSELVRFQHTEFLGGSRFDVKPFIAMPLEGASWFIRPKLAWRYTAYQMDGNGFERATEFVRRYGGTVTPELIQQFNDSNQSRSLPITSVDAGLYFDRNTTIRGDGYLNTLEPRIYYLNVPYRDQSGLSIYDTGATTFSWGQLFRDNRYTGADRQADANQLTAALTTRLISEETGQERLAASLGQIFYFDDSRVTLPNEAPIEQGKSAWIADASVSPSDRWTLSGTYMWNPKYRAEDMTSFRARYIFDNNGVVNFGYRYRRNASFRPGIDPPESKDLLEQADFSFLYPINRTWSVVGRYYYSILDKKQLEAIAGVQWESCCLAARLVGRRYLRNRDGELDTRIMFEFELKGLGSAGQNVERALRRGILGYNRDDLYLVPPSSAERLNNGGGQVESTPDPTL; encoded by the coding sequence GTGCGCCAATCCCTACGCCTGCTCCCGTTGTCGCTGTGCATCGCGCTGGCCCTGCCCGCGCACGCCGCCGACGGCGACGGAGAAGACTGGGGCCTGTGCCCGATCGTGGACGCCGTGCCGTCGTTCGACGACGCACCCACGCCGATGGGCAACCTGGCCACGCGTGGCCAGGAACCGACCGACATCGACGGCGGCCAGCTCGAGCGCTCGGCCAATGACCAGGACATCGTCGTCCAGGACAACGTCAAGCTCAATCGCGGCGACCAGTTCCTGGGCACCGACAAGCTCAGCTACAACGAGGAAACCGGCAAGTACAGCGCCATCGGCCACGTCCGCTACCAGGACTCGGGCATGCGCGTGACTGCCGCCCGCGCCGAGGGCGACCAGACGGCCGACAAGCACCGCATCGAGGACGTGCAGTACCAGCTGACCCAGCGTCGCGGCAACGGCGGTGCCCAGCGCATCGACCTCGATGGCGCCAAGGGCAGCATGGTCGAATCGACCTACTCCACCTGCGCCCCCGACCAGCGCGCCTGGGAACTGCGCGCGCACCGCATCGACATCGACACCGCCGAAGGCATGGGCGTGGCCCGCAACGCGACGATCCGCATCGGCAAGGTGCCGGTGATGTACGTGCCGTGGTTCATGTTCCCGGTCGACGAACGTCGCCGCACCGGCCTGCTGTATCCGCAGTTATCGATTTCCGGCCGCAATGGTTTTGACTGGAAGCAGCCGGTCTACCTCAACCTCGCACCGAACTACGACGCCACGCTCTTTCCGCGCTACATGAGCGACCGCGGCAGCCTGCTCGGCGCCGAGTTCCGCTGGCTGTACCCGAACGGCCGGGGCGAGGTGTACGGCAACTGGATGCCGAAGGACGACCTGCCGGGCAACGAGCCCGATCGCTATCTCAACGACATCAACGGCAATCCGATCCCGGGTGCCACGCTGCCGGAAGACAATCGCGGCCAGTTCGCATTGACGGCCAGCCACAACCTCAACAGCGCCTGGTACGCCAACACCAACCTGGGCTGGGTCAGCGACACGCACTACTTCGAGGACTTCAGCAGCAGCCTGTACGGCATCTCGAACTACTCGATCCGCAGCGACGCGGGCCTGTATGGGCGCGGCCGGTACTGGGAAGCCAGCCTGATGGCCGACCACTACCAGTTGGCCGACTACACCCTGACCGACGCCAGCCTCGCCTTCGACCGCCTGCCTCGCGCCTATGCGCACTGGGCGCAACCGTTTGGAACCTGGCTTCAGGCGGGCGTGGACTCCGAACTGGTGCGCTTCCAGCACACCGAGTTCCTGGGCGGCTCGCGCTTCGACGTAAAGCCTTTCATCGCCATGCCGCTGGAAGGCGCGAGCTGGTTCATCCGACCCAAGCTTGCCTGGCGCTATACCGCCTACCAGATGGACGGAAACGGCTTCGAGCGGGCCACCGAGTTCGTCCGCCGCTACGGCGGGACGGTGACCCCCGAGCTGATCCAGCAGTTCAACGACAGCAATCAGAGCCGCAGCCTGCCGATCACCTCGGTTGATGCCGGCCTGTATTTCGACCGCAACACCACCATCCGTGGCGACGGCTACCTCAATACGCTCGAACCGCGCATCTATTACCTGAACGTTCCCTACCGCGACCAGTCCGGGCTGTCGATCTACGACACGGGCGCGACCACGTTCAGCTGGGGCCAGCTGTTCCGCGACAACCGCTATACCGGCGCCGACCGCCAGGCCGATGCCAACCAGCTGACCGCCGCCCTGACCACGCGCCTGATCAGCGAGGAAACCGGCCAGGAGCGGCTGGCGGCGAGCCTGGGGCAGATCTTCTACTTCGACGACAGCCGGGTCACCCTGCCCAACGAGGCGCCGATCGAGCAGGGCAAGTCGGCCTGGATCGCTGACGCCAGCGTCAGCCCGAGCGACCGCTGGACGCTATCGGGCACCTACATGTGGAATCCGAAGTACCGTGCCGAGGACATGACCAGCTTCCGGGCGCGCTACATCTTCGACAACAACGGCGTGGTCAACTTCGGTTACCGCTACCGCCGCAACGCCAGCTTCCGCCCGGGCATCGACCCGCCGGAGAGCAAGGACCTGCTGGAACAGGCCGACTTCTCCTTCCTGTACCCGATCAACCGCACCTGGAGCGTGGTCGGGCGCTACTACTACTCGATCCTCGACAAGAAGCAACTTGAGGCGATCGCCGGTGTCCAATGGGAAAGCTGCTGCCTGGCCGCCCGCCTGGTCGGCCGCCGCTACCTCCGCAATCGCGATGGCGAACTGGATACCCGCATCATGTTCGAGTTTGAACTCAAGGGCCTGGGCTCGGCCGGGCAGAACGTAGAGCGCGCCCTGCGCCGTGGTATCCTCGGCTACAACCGCGATGACCTCTATCTCGTGCCGCCCAGCTCCGCGGAGCGCCTGAACAACGGCGGCGGCCAAGTCGAATCAACTCCCGACCCGACCCTATGA
- a CDS encoding glutamine--tRNA ligase/YqeY domain fusion protein, which yields MSATPHANAPTAAPTADDAQASTKQDFIRQIVREDVASGKHQAIKTRFPPEPNGYLHIGHAKAICLDFGIAREFGGECNLRLDDTNPVKEDPEYVRAIQEDVNWLGFEWHDLRHASDYFEVIYRAAEKLVRQGDAFVCDLSADEVRAYRGTLTEPGRNSPYRDRSVDENLDLLRRMRAGEFPDGARTLRAKIDMAAGNMNLRDPALYRIKHVEHQNTGMDWPIYPMYDFAHSLSDAVEGITHSLCTLEFEDHRPLYDWCVDKVDLASSRDLVQPLLDKGLPFEASKPRQIEFSRLNFNYLVMSKRKLMALVQAGLVDGWDDPRMPTLQGIRRRGYTPSALRLMVDRVGISKQNSLLDISILEGALRDDLDASAPRRMAVIDPLKLVITNLPAGHEESLTFPNHPKDESAGVRTMPFSNELWIEREDFEEVPPKGFKRLIPGGEVRLRGAGIFRCDEVIKDGDRVVEIRGVLDPESRPGMAGADRKIKGTIHWVSARHAVAAEIRLYDRLFNVADPDDDEGTGKTYQDHLNPDSRRTVTGYVEPAAAVAAPEQSFQFERIGYFVADRHDHRSDAPVFNRSVTLRDTWTTKS from the coding sequence ATGTCCGCTACGCCCCACGCCAACGCCCCGACCGCCGCCCCGACCGCCGACGATGCCCAGGCATCCACCAAGCAGGACTTCATCCGGCAGATCGTTCGCGAGGACGTGGCCAGCGGCAAGCACCAGGCGATCAAGACCCGGTTCCCGCCCGAGCCCAACGGCTACCTGCACATCGGCCATGCCAAGGCGATCTGCCTGGACTTCGGCATCGCCCGCGAATTCGGCGGCGAGTGCAACCTGCGCCTGGACGACACCAACCCGGTCAAGGAAGACCCGGAATACGTCCGCGCCATCCAGGAGGACGTGAACTGGCTCGGTTTCGAGTGGCACGACCTGCGCCACGCGTCGGACTACTTCGAGGTGATCTACCGCGCCGCCGAGAAGCTGGTGCGCCAGGGCGACGCCTTCGTCTGCGACCTGTCGGCCGACGAAGTGCGCGCCTACCGCGGCACGCTGACCGAGCCGGGCCGCAACTCGCCCTATCGCGACCGCAGCGTCGACGAGAACCTCGACCTGCTGCGCCGCATGCGCGCCGGCGAGTTCCCCGACGGCGCGCGCACGCTGCGCGCGAAGATCGACATGGCCGCCGGCAACATGAACCTGCGCGACCCGGCGCTGTACCGCATCAAGCACGTCGAGCACCAGAACACCGGCATGGACTGGCCGATCTACCCCATGTACGACTTCGCCCACTCGCTCAGCGATGCGGTCGAGGGCATCACCCACTCGCTGTGCACGCTGGAGTTCGAAGACCACCGCCCGCTCTACGACTGGTGCGTGGACAAGGTCGACCTGGCCAGTTCGCGCGACCTGGTGCAGCCGCTGCTCGACAAGGGCCTGCCGTTCGAGGCCAGCAAGCCGCGCCAGATCGAATTCTCGCGCCTGAACTTCAACTACCTGGTGATGAGCAAGCGCAAGCTGATGGCGCTGGTGCAGGCCGGGCTCGTCGACGGTTGGGACGACCCGCGCATGCCGACGCTGCAGGGCATCCGCCGCCGCGGCTACACGCCGTCGGCGCTGCGCCTGATGGTCGACCGCGTCGGCATCAGCAAGCAGAACTCGCTGCTCGACATCTCCATCCTCGAAGGCGCCCTGCGCGACGACCTCGATGCCAGCGCGCCGCGGCGCATGGCGGTGATCGACCCGCTCAAGCTGGTGATCACCAACCTGCCGGCCGGTCACGAGGAATCGCTGACGTTCCCGAACCATCCCAAGGACGAGAGCGCCGGCGTGCGCACCATGCCGTTCTCCAACGAACTGTGGATCGAGCGCGAGGACTTCGAGGAAGTGCCGCCGAAGGGCTTCAAGCGCCTGATCCCGGGCGGTGAAGTGCGACTGCGCGGCGCCGGCATCTTCCGTTGCGATGAAGTGATCAAGGACGGCGACCGCGTCGTCGAGATCCGCGGCGTGCTCGATCCCGAATCGCGCCCCGGCATGGCCGGCGCCGACCGCAAGATCAAGGGCACCATCCACTGGGTGAGCGCGCGCCACGCGGTGGCCGCCGAGATCCGCCTGTACGACCGCCTGTTCAACGTCGCCGATCCGGACGACGACGAGGGCACCGGCAAGACCTACCAGGACCACCTCAACCCGGATTCGCGCCGCACCGTCACCGGCTACGTCGAGCCGGCCGCCGCCGTGGCCGCGCCGGAGCAGTCGTTCCAGTTCGAGCGCATCGGCTACTTCGTCGCCGACCGTCACGACCACCGCAGCGACGCACCCGTGTTCAACCGCAGCGTCACCTTGCGTGACACCTGGACCACGAAATCCTGA
- a CDS encoding nucleoside deaminase → MLYAQVHLTLPPWVHEAIDTTRTYDGDEAKVALAIDLSRRNVEARSGGPFGAAVFGPDERIISIGVNRVLPHTCSLAHAETMAYMLAQQRTQRVRLNEDADGQRVGPITLATSSQPCCQCYGATVWAGIDRLLIGARSDDVEELTEFDEGPLPTDWAGELERRGIAVLRDIHRDDAREVLRAYGEQGGERY, encoded by the coding sequence ATGCTGTATGCCCAGGTTCACCTGACCCTGCCGCCGTGGGTGCACGAGGCGATCGACACCACGCGCACTTACGATGGCGATGAAGCCAAGGTGGCCCTGGCCATCGATCTTTCGCGGCGCAATGTCGAGGCCCGCAGTGGCGGGCCGTTCGGTGCGGCGGTGTTCGGACCGGACGAGCGCATCATCTCGATCGGCGTCAACCGCGTGCTGCCGCATACCTGCTCGCTGGCCCACGCCGAGACCATGGCCTACATGCTGGCGCAGCAACGCACCCAGCGCGTGCGCCTCAACGAGGACGCGGACGGCCAGCGCGTCGGTCCGATCACCCTGGCCACGTCCTCGCAACCGTGCTGCCAGTGTTACGGCGCCACCGTCTGGGCCGGCATCGACCGGCTGCTGATCGGCGCGCGCAGCGACGATGTCGAGGAGCTGACCGAGTTCGACGAAGGCCCGCTACCCACCGACTGGGCCGGCGAACTGGAGCGTCGTGGCATCGCCGTGCTGCGCGACATCCATCGCGACGACGCACGCGAGGTATTGCGCGCCTACGGCGAACAGGGCGGCGAGCGCTACTGA
- a CDS encoding cob(I)yrinic acid a,c-diamide adenosyltransferase, which produces MGNRLSKIYTRTGDDGTTGLGDGSRVAKDSARVAAYGTVDEANSCIGLILAADVPDDIRSLLTTVQHQMFDLGGELCIPGHAAIFDADIDRLEQQLDAFNEPLPALKDFILPGGGEAAARCHIARTVVRRAERETVALSRLEPVRPEAVRYLNRLSDLLFVLARVLARASGHGEVLWNHDRRKA; this is translated from the coding sequence GTGGGCAACCGCCTCAGCAAGATCTACACGCGCACCGGCGATGACGGCACGACCGGTCTTGGCGACGGCAGCCGCGTCGCCAAGGACTCGGCGCGCGTGGCGGCCTACGGCACGGTCGATGAGGCCAACTCGTGCATCGGCCTGATCCTGGCCGCGGACGTGCCCGACGACATCCGCTCGCTGCTGACCACGGTCCAGCACCAGATGTTCGACCTCGGCGGCGAGCTGTGCATCCCCGGTCACGCCGCGATCTTCGACGCTGACATCGACCGCCTCGAGCAGCAGCTCGACGCGTTCAATGAACCTCTGCCAGCGCTGAAGGACTTCATCCTGCCCGGTGGTGGCGAAGCGGCGGCCCGATGCCACATCGCCCGCACCGTCGTACGCCGCGCCGAGCGCGAGACGGTGGCGCTGTCGCGGCTGGAGCCGGTGCGGCCCGAGGCGGTGCGTTACCTCAATCGCCTGTCGGACCTGTTGTTCGTGCTGGCGCGAGTGCTGGCGCGTGCCAGCGGCCACGGCGAAGTGCTGTGGAACCACGATCGCCGCAAGGCCTGA
- the ubiH gene encoding 2-octaprenyl-6-methoxyphenyl hydroxylase — MSGPSGRGLHDVLIVGGGLVGASLAIALERIGLDVGLVEAAPLGALPAVFDERNLSFAEATVNALSALGVLQKLRAPAGAIERIHISRRGDFGRSLLDARRYGRSEFGRVVIARDFGEALEARLAELPRLARYRPTRFLGLVPGDEAACAVRVADGDGERVLKAQLLVAADGTRSGVRDALGIGVDEHDYGQTLFVTRVRAARPPDGTAYERLGDEGPTALLPRGDRHYGLIHAVAREHAEAVAALDEAGFLARAQDAFGWRAGRFLGCGPRSAHEAIRVLARRTTAARAVLVGNAAQTIHPIGAQGFNLGLRDALTLAELIEHARRADPAADCGATELLAAHVERRREDRQRTTGFSDGLARLSANDAPLLRPLRSLGLFAVDRLPSAQSFLVGGAMGYRGDVPALCREMAR, encoded by the coding sequence ATGTCCGGCCCGTCCGGACGAGGTCTTCACGACGTCCTCATCGTCGGCGGCGGCCTGGTCGGTGCCAGCCTGGCGATCGCGCTCGAGCGCATCGGCCTCGATGTCGGCCTGGTCGAAGCGGCGCCGCTTGGCGCACTGCCTGCCGTATTCGACGAACGCAACCTCAGCTTCGCCGAGGCCACGGTCAACGCGCTGTCGGCGCTGGGCGTGCTGCAGAAGCTGCGTGCGCCGGCCGGTGCGATCGAGCGCATCCACATCAGCCGCCGCGGCGACTTTGGCCGCAGCCTGCTCGATGCCCGGCGTTACGGCCGCAGCGAATTTGGCCGGGTGGTCATCGCCCGCGATTTCGGCGAAGCGCTCGAAGCGCGACTGGCTGAACTGCCGCGCCTGGCGCGCTATCGGCCCACGCGCTTCCTCGGCCTGGTGCCGGGCGACGAGGCGGCCTGTGCCGTGCGCGTGGCCGACGGCGACGGCGAGCGCGTGCTGAAGGCGCAGCTGCTGGTCGCCGCCGACGGCACCCGCAGCGGCGTACGCGACGCGCTCGGCATTGGCGTGGATGAACACGATTACGGCCAGACCCTGTTCGTCACCCGCGTGCGCGCGGCGCGGCCGCCGGACGGCACCGCGTACGAGCGCCTCGGCGACGAAGGCCCGACGGCGTTGTTGCCGCGAGGCGATCGCCACTACGGACTGATCCACGCCGTCGCCCGTGAACACGCCGAAGCGGTCGCCGCACTCGACGAGGCCGGCTTCCTTGCGCGCGCGCAGGATGCGTTCGGCTGGCGTGCCGGGCGCTTCCTGGGCTGCGGTCCGCGCAGTGCGCATGAGGCGATCCGCGTGCTGGCGCGTCGCACCACCGCGGCGCGCGCGGTGCTGGTGGGTAACGCCGCGCAGACCATCCATCCGATCGGTGCGCAGGGATTCAACCTTGGCCTGCGCGATGCGCTGACGCTGGCCGAGCTGATCGAACACGCCCGCCGCGCCGATCCTGCCGCCGATTGCGGTGCGACGGAACTGCTCGCGGCCCATGTCGAACGGCGTCGCGAGGATCGCCAGCGCACGACCGGTTTTTCCGACGGACTGGCCCGGTTGAGCGCCAACGACGCGCCATTGCTGCGGCCGCTGCGCAGCCTGGGCTTGTTCGCGGTCGATCGTCTGCCATCGGCGCAATCGTTCCTGGTCGGCGGTGCCATGGGATACCGCGGCGACGTGCCGGCACTGTGCCGGGAGATGGCGCGATGA